From Pseudonocardia autotrophica, one genomic window encodes:
- a CDS encoding non-ribosomal peptide synthetase, with protein sequence MSTEIVGSDSSVPVGGAGSGSSGDVSGLHFLCAEIAASVGAEEGSVGPDDDLFAVGMDSLRLMTLRSAWRRRGITVDLVALVETPTPRAWWRLMRDVAPAPAPARQPPADPAAPFPLTSVQQAYWVGRGDGQPLGGVGCHAYLEFDGAGVDPDRLARAVREVVDRHGMLRARFPGDGTQIITPPGGEPPVRVVDLSGMDSGKARAERERLRGELSHRRLDAGAGEVLAVTLCLLPGGCTRLMVEVDFLVADVLGLRILLADLATAYRSDDPVALPSLGIDFPTCLAHRAQADGHRADARAYWAARVPELPSGPRLPLAVDPATVLEPRFVRRSTRLSALSWTALQDRCRSAGITPAVALAAAYAEVLAGWSEEPRFVLNLPVFDRDEFHPDVMSVVADFTGLVLLEVDCGRPLSFLDRAREIQDRLRRDLAHASYSGVEVLRDLTRAGDGRPASAPVVFASALGGDLVGDDFRETFGELDWMVSQTPQVWLDNQVVELGGGLYVSWDAVQELFDEGVLDAMFAAYSEILHGLADGDWDRRLVAGAPPAQRRVRAAINATAPVPGPVDPAGLLHTGMFDRAAREPERVAVPGVATYGELAERALRVAGYLAGEGVVPGDAVAVSLPRGVDQVVAVFGVLAAGAAYVPVSPELPPARRDRMRELAGVVCTLDADTRMDAEPLPGPVPVDPARSAYVIFTSGTTGDPKGVEVTHAAVMNTVADVCARFGIGPDDRVLTVSALDFDLSVFDLFGLLSAGGQVVTVAPESWRDAAAWAGLVAGHRVTVWNTVPALLDMLLTAAPPDSLESLRTVLVSGDWVGLDLAPRLAIAAPRARLVALGGATEAAVWSNFQPVPVPVPERWTSVPYGRPLAGQRFRVVDDTGRDRPDQVPGELWIGGAGVAVGYRGDPELTAAKFVTDDGQRWYRTGDLGRYWPDGTLEFLGRADTQVKVRGHRIELGEIDTALQADPEVAAGVTVVVGERTRRRLVAYVTPACVTPADGSAPDPTGLADRLRRVLPDHAVPGRIVVVDALPLTGNGKIDRAALETLAEHQGPGTSAAPLGELEKQVAAVWEELLGIASVARDDSFFALGGDSVVATRMVARLTADGVTGAGLGALFASPTLAGYCAGLTAGDARTDTGVVADPASRYEPFPTTDVQRAYLVGRREDLVLGGIGTHYYGELDLPEVDVAAWERAWNIVIARHDMLRAVVDDDGTQRVLPEVGRFTVPVEHGIAALDPMREQMSRRVFDPARWPLMEARAVHYLRDGEPRTRLGIGLDNIVLDAASVMQLFTELDALVADPAATLPEPAVTFRDYLVQGAPDPARVAAAETYWRSRLDDLPPAPPLPLAADPAGIARPRFTRRADTLSPGEWSAIREQAVRAGVTPSAVLLACYAEVLSRWSGAAGLTVNLTLFDRRPVHADIDRVLGDFTSLLLVGCRAVPGECWLDRVRRLQEQLWRDLDHRETSAVWVMRELARATGRPETTMPVVFTSALGLDADTLRGAPSLEFGITHTPQVWLDNQVVELSGGLHVSWDAVQDLFDDGVLDTMFTAYTGLLRSLADASWSQPLGPTLPERQEQVRAAANSTGQAHDPALLHAGMFEWAAREPERVAVPGALTYGELADRALRVAGYLVGEGVRPGDAVAVSLPRGVDQVVAVFGVLAAGGVYVPVSPELPQARGDRMRERAGVVCTLDAGSRMQDTAALPGPVAVDPDRPAYVIFTSGTTGDPKGVEVTHAAAMNTVADVSARFGVGVEDRVLAVSALDFDLSVFDLFGLLSAGGQVVTVAPELWRDAAAWADLVAEHRVTVWNTVPALLDMLLTAAPPDSLESLRTVLVSGDWVGLDLAPRLVAAAPQARLVALGGATEAAVWSNFQPVPVPVPERWTSVPYGRPLAGQCFRVVDPLGRDCPDHVTGELWIGGAGVAVGYRGDPELTAAKFVPHDGQRWYRTGDLGRYWPDGTLEFLGRADTQVKVRGHRIELGEIDTALLTHHSVDAAVAVATGDRGRRRITAFVTPTTAQLDVLPAHLTALLPEHMVPARIVAVDALPLTGNGKIDRAALDTLAEHHGLPTRDAAPAGEIEQRVAALWAELLGVAAVGRGDDFFALGGDSIVATRMVARLAAGGIAGAELGRLFTAPVLADYCTALHTGIREPVAGVVADPEHRHTPFALTDVQRAYWIGRQTGPALGGIGTHYYGELDLPEVDVAAWERAWNIVIARHDMLRAVVDDDGTQRVLPEVGRFTVPVDHGPDGIDRMRAELAHRVPDPARWPLIAARAVHHERDGERRTRLGIGLDNLVLDAASIMLLLAELDALTTDPAALPPAPEITFRDYLTQVAAAPDGQEKARDHWRARIAEDTLPPAPNLPLAVDPATVQRPEFTRRSFALDTQAWSALRDRCRAAGVTPAAALLGCYAEVLGRWSGSAALSIMLTLFERRPVHPDIDRVLGDFTTLLPVAWRADPADTGTDRIRRLQEQMWRDLDHRDASAVWVLRELARSRGDADAAIPVVFTSALGLGDSAPTMPALEYGVSQTPQVWLDNQVVESAGGLYLSWDAVEALFDDGVLDAMFDDYTGLVTSLTTSGDDWPRLDTLPAGTRAVRAAVNSTGPAFEPVLLHAGMFDRAAREPERVAVPGVLTYGELAGRALCVAGYLAGEGVVPGDAVAVSLPRGVDQVVAVFGVLAAGAVYVPVSPELPSARRDRMRELAGVVCSLDPAALDAALRVDPLPEPVAVDPSRTAYVIFTSGTTGDPKGVEVTHAAAMNTVADVCDRFGVGGDDRVLTVSALDFDLSVFDLFGLLSVGGQVVPVAPESWRDAAAWAGLVAEHRITVWNTVPALLDMLLTAAPAGSLESLRTVLVSGDWVGLDLAPRLAVAAPHARLVALGGATEAAVWSNFQLVPVPVPERWTSVPYGRPLAGQRFRVVDPLGRDCPDHVPGELWIGGAGVAVGYRGDPELTAAKFVTDRGQRWYRTGDLGRYWPDGTLEFLGRADTQVKVRGHRIELGEIETALLAHHSVDAAVAVATGDRGRRRITAFVTPTSADPAPLRDHLAAALPEHMVPARIVAVDALPLTGNGKIDRPALETLAEHDTTTPTGPPPEGDTEIRLAALWSELLGTGPVARDDRFFALGGDSLTATRLVELVSTTFGTRITMRDFVTDPTIRGTAALLTADLDGGRDDYEEGEL encoded by the coding sequence ATGTCGACAGAAATCGTCGGCAGCGACAGTTCTGTGCCGGTCGGGGGAGCCGGATCCGGCAGTTCCGGAGATGTGTCCGGACTGCATTTCCTGTGCGCTGAGATCGCCGCTTCGGTAGGGGCGGAGGAAGGGTCGGTCGGGCCCGACGACGATCTTTTCGCGGTCGGCATGGACTCGTTGCGACTGATGACGCTGCGCAGCGCGTGGCGGCGTCGGGGGATCACCGTCGACCTGGTCGCGCTCGTCGAGACCCCGACCCCGCGCGCCTGGTGGCGGTTGATGCGTGACGTGGCTCCCGCACCCGCCCCCGCACGGCAGCCGCCGGCCGACCCCGCCGCGCCGTTCCCGCTGACCTCGGTCCAGCAGGCGTACTGGGTGGGGCGTGGTGACGGGCAGCCGCTGGGTGGCGTCGGCTGCCATGCCTACCTGGAGTTCGACGGCGCCGGTGTCGACCCCGACCGGCTGGCACGTGCCGTGCGAGAGGTCGTTGACCGGCACGGGATGCTCCGGGCCCGGTTCCCCGGCGACGGGACCCAGATCATCACCCCGCCCGGTGGGGAGCCGCCGGTGCGGGTCGTCGACCTGTCCGGTATGGACTCCGGCAAGGCCCGGGCCGAGCGGGAGCGACTGCGCGGCGAGCTGTCGCACCGCAGGCTGGATGCCGGGGCGGGCGAGGTCCTCGCCGTCACGCTCTGCCTGCTCCCGGGTGGGTGCACCCGGTTGATGGTCGAGGTCGACTTCCTGGTCGCCGACGTCCTCGGCCTGCGGATCCTGCTCGCCGACCTGGCTACCGCGTACCGGAGTGACGATCCCGTGGCGTTGCCCTCGCTCGGGATCGACTTCCCGACCTGCCTGGCGCATCGGGCGCAGGCTGACGGGCATCGCGCGGACGCGCGGGCGTACTGGGCGGCCCGGGTTCCCGAGCTGCCGTCCGGGCCTCGGCTGCCGCTCGCGGTGGATCCGGCCACGGTGCTGGAGCCGCGGTTCGTGCGCCGCAGCACCCGGTTGTCCGCGCTGAGCTGGACGGCGTTGCAGGACCGGTGCCGGTCCGCGGGGATCACTCCGGCGGTCGCGCTGGCCGCCGCGTACGCGGAGGTGCTGGCCGGGTGGAGCGAGGAACCCCGCTTCGTCCTGAACCTGCCGGTGTTCGACCGGGACGAGTTCCACCCCGATGTCATGTCGGTGGTCGCCGACTTCACCGGGCTGGTGCTGCTGGAGGTCGACTGCGGTCGCCCGCTGAGCTTCCTCGACCGTGCGCGGGAGATCCAGGACCGGTTGCGCCGCGACCTCGCGCACGCCTCGTACTCGGGGGTGGAGGTGCTGCGCGATCTCACCAGGGCCGGCGACGGCCGGCCGGCGAGCGCACCGGTGGTGTTCGCCAGCGCACTCGGCGGGGACCTGGTCGGCGACGACTTCCGGGAGACGTTCGGCGAGCTCGACTGGATGGTGTCGCAGACACCGCAGGTGTGGCTGGACAACCAGGTCGTCGAGCTCGGCGGCGGCCTGTACGTGTCCTGGGACGCGGTGCAGGAGCTGTTCGACGAGGGTGTGCTGGACGCGATGTTCGCCGCCTACTCGGAGATCCTGCACGGACTGGCGGACGGCGACTGGGACCGTCGCCTCGTCGCCGGGGCACCACCGGCGCAGCGCCGGGTGCGGGCGGCGATCAACGCGACCGCGCCGGTACCCGGACCGGTCGACCCGGCCGGCCTGCTGCACACCGGGATGTTCGACCGGGCGGCCCGCGAACCGGAGCGGGTGGCCGTGCCCGGTGTGGCGACCTACGGGGAGCTGGCCGAGCGGGCGCTTCGGGTGGCCGGGTACCTGGCGGGCGAGGGTGTCGTGCCCGGTGATGCGGTGGCGGTGTCGCTGCCGCGGGGTGTCGATCAGGTGGTCGCGGTGTTCGGGGTGCTGGCCGCGGGTGCGGCGTACGTGCCGGTGTCGCCGGAGCTGCCACCGGCCCGTCGGGACAGGATGCGGGAGCTGGCCGGGGTGGTGTGCACTCTCGATGCCGATACCCGTATGGATGCCGAGCCGTTGCCGGGGCCGGTCCCGGTCGATCCGGCCCGGAGTGCCTATGTGATCTTCACGTCGGGGACGACGGGTGATCCCAAGGGGGTCGAGGTCACCCATGCCGCGGTGATGAACACGGTCGCCGACGTGTGTGCCCGGTTCGGTATCGGCCCGGATGATCGGGTGCTGACGGTGTCGGCGCTGGACTTCGACCTGTCGGTGTTCGATCTGTTCGGGCTGCTGTCGGCCGGCGGGCAGGTGGTCACGGTCGCGCCGGAGTCGTGGCGGGATGCCGCGGCGTGGGCGGGTCTGGTGGCCGGGCACCGGGTGACGGTGTGGAACACGGTGCCGGCGTTGCTGGACATGCTGCTCACCGCGGCCCCGCCGGACTCCCTGGAGTCCTTGCGGACGGTGCTGGTGTCGGGCGACTGGGTGGGTCTCGATCTCGCCCCGCGATTGGCGATTGCGGCGCCTCGGGCCCGGCTCGTCGCGTTGGGTGGGGCGACCGAGGCAGCGGTCTGGTCGAACTTCCAGCCGGTCCCGGTTCCGGTTCCGGAGCGGTGGACGTCGGTGCCCTACGGGCGTCCGCTTGCGGGACAGCGCTTCCGAGTCGTCGACGACACCGGCCGGGACCGTCCGGACCAGGTTCCGGGGGAGCTGTGGATCGGCGGTGCCGGCGTCGCCGTCGGGTACCGGGGTGATCCGGAGCTGACCGCGGCCAAGTTCGTGACGGACGACGGTCAGCGCTGGTACCGGACGGGCGACCTCGGCCGGTACTGGCCGGACGGCACGCTGGAGTTCCTGGGCCGCGCGGACACGCAGGTGAAGGTGCGTGGGCACCGGATCGAGCTCGGCGAGATCGACACCGCGCTGCAGGCCGATCCCGAGGTCGCTGCAGGCGTCACCGTCGTCGTCGGTGAGCGGACCCGGCGACGGCTCGTCGCTTACGTCACCCCCGCCTGCGTCACCCCCGCCGACGGCTCCGCCCCCGATCCCACCGGGCTCGCCGACCGGCTCCGCCGGGTGCTGCCCGACCACGCCGTCCCCGGCCGGATCGTCGTCGTCGACGCCCTGCCGCTCACCGGCAACGGCAAGATCGACCGCGCCGCGCTGGAGACCCTCGCCGAACACCAGGGCCCCGGCACCTCCGCCGCTCCGCTCGGGGAGCTGGAGAAGCAGGTCGCCGCGGTGTGGGAAGAGCTGCTCGGGATCGCCTCCGTCGCACGTGACGACAGCTTCTTCGCGCTCGGCGGTGACTCCGTCGTCGCCACCCGGATGGTCGCCCGGCTCACCGCCGACGGCGTCACCGGCGCCGGCCTCGGCGCGCTGTTCGCGTCGCCGACCCTCGCCGGGTACTGCGCCGGGCTCACCGCCGGTGACGCCCGCACGGACACCGGTGTCGTCGCCGACCCGGCGTCGCGGTACGAACCGTTCCCGACGACCGACGTGCAACGTGCCTACCTGGTCGGCCGGCGCGAGGATCTCGTCCTCGGCGGGATCGGCACCCACTACTACGGCGAACTGGACCTGCCCGAGGTCGACGTCGCGGCCTGGGAACGGGCCTGGAACATCGTGATCGCCCGGCACGACATGTTGCGTGCGGTCGTCGACGACGACGGCACCCAGCGGGTGCTGCCCGAGGTCGGTCGTTTCACCGTCCCCGTGGAGCACGGGATCGCCGCACTCGACCCGATGCGTGAGCAGATGTCCCGGCGCGTCTTCGACCCGGCTCGCTGGCCGTTGATGGAGGCCCGCGCCGTGCACTACCTCCGCGACGGTGAGCCGCGGACCCGGCTCGGCATCGGCCTGGACAACATCGTGCTCGACGCCGCGAGCGTCATGCAGCTGTTCACCGAGCTGGATGCGCTCGTCGCCGACCCCGCCGCCACGCTGCCCGAACCGGCCGTGACCTTCCGCGACTACCTGGTCCAGGGGGCACCGGACCCGGCCCGGGTCGCGGCCGCCGAGACCTACTGGAGGTCCCGGCTCGACGACCTCCCGCCCGCCCCGCCGCTGCCGCTCGCAGCCGATCCGGCAGGGATCGCCCGGCCGCGGTTCACCCGCCGGGCCGACACCCTGTCCCCCGGCGAGTGGTCCGCGATCCGTGAGCAGGCGGTCCGAGCGGGCGTCACCCCGTCCGCTGTGCTGCTGGCCTGCTACGCGGAGGTGCTGTCGCGCTGGTCGGGGGCGGCCGGACTGACCGTGAACCTGACGTTGTTCGACCGGCGTCCGGTGCACGCGGACATCGACCGGGTGCTGGGTGACTTCACGTCGTTGCTGCTGGTGGGTTGTCGGGCGGTGCCGGGGGAGTGCTGGCTGGATCGGGTCCGTCGGTTGCAGGAGCAGCTGTGGCGCGATCTGGATCATCGGGAGACGTCGGCGGTGTGGGTGATGCGTGAGCTGGCCCGCGCCACCGGCAGGCCGGAGACGACGATGCCGGTGGTGTTCACCAGCGCGCTCGGCCTGGACGCGGACACCTTGCGCGGTGCCCCGTCGCTGGAGTTCGGAATCACCCACACCCCGCAGGTGTGGCTGGACAACCAGGTGGTCGAGCTGTCCGGCGGGCTGCACGTGTCCTGGGACGCGGTGCAGGATCTGTTCGACGACGGTGTGCTGGACACGATGTTCACCGCCTACACCGGGCTCCTCCGGTCGCTGGCGGATGCGAGCTGGTCACAGCCGCTCGGACCGACCCTGCCCGAGCGGCAGGAGCAGGTCCGTGCCGCGGCGAACTCCACCGGGCAGGCCCACGACCCCGCGCTGTTGCATGCCGGGATGTTCGAGTGGGCGGCCCGCGAACCGGAGCGGGTCGCGGTGCCCGGTGCGCTGACCTACGGGGAGCTGGCCGACCGGGCGTTGCGGGTGGCCGGGTATCTGGTCGGCGAGGGCGTCAGGCCTGGTGATGCGGTGGCGGTGTCGTTGCCGCGGGGTGTCGATCAGGTGGTCGCGGTGTTCGGGGTGCTGGCCGCGGGTGGGGTGTATGTGCCGGTGTCGCCGGAGCTGCCGCAGGCCCGCGGGGACCGGATGCGGGAGCGGGCGGGGGTGGTGTGCACCCTCGACGCCGGCAGCCGCATGCAGGACACCGCGGCACTTCCCGGGCCGGTCGCGGTCGACCCCGACCGGCCGGCGTATGTGATCTTCACGTCGGGGACGACGGGTGACCCGAAGGGCGTGGAAGTCACCCACGCCGCCGCGATGAACACCGTCGCCGACGTGAGTGCCCGGTTCGGTGTGGGCGTCGAGGATCGGGTGCTGGCGGTGTCGGCGCTGGACTTCGACCTGTCGGTGTTCGATCTGTTCGGATTGTTGTCAGCCGGTGGGCAGGTCGTCACCGTCGCTCCCGAGCTGTGGCGCGACGCCGCCGCCTGGGCGGACTTGGTGGCCGAGCACCGGGTCACCGTGTGGAACACCGTGCCCGCATTGCTGGACATGCTGCTCACCGCGGCCCCGCCGGACTCCCTGGAGTCGCTGCGGACCGTGCTGGTGTCCGGCGACTGGGTCGGGCTCGACCTCGCGCCGCGGCTGGTGGCTGCGGCACCGCAAGCGCGGCTCGTGGCACTGGGTGGGGCGACGGAGGCTGCGGTCTGGTCGAACTTCCAGCCGGTTCCGGTTCCGGTTCCCGAGCGGTGGACGTCGGTGCCCTACGGGCGTCCGCTTGCGGGGCAGTGTTTCCGGGTGGTGGACCCGTTGGGCCGGGACTGTCCTGATCATGTGACGGGGGAGTTGTGGATCGGTGGTGCCGGGGTCGCCGTCGGGTACCGCGGTGATCCGGAGCTGACCGCGGCCAAGTTCGTGCCGCACGACGGTCAGCGCTGGTACCGCACAGGCGATCTGGGCCGGTACTGGCCGGACGGGACGCTGGAGTTCCTGGGCCGGGCGGACACGCAGGTCAAGGTGCGTGGGCATCGGATCGAGCTCGGTGAGATCGACACCGCGTTGCTCACCCACCACAGCGTCGACGCTGCAGTCGCCGTCGCGACCGGGGACCGCGGGCGGCGCAGGATCACCGCCTTCGTCACCCCCACGACCGCGCAGCTCGACGTACTCCCCGCCCACCTCACGGCACTGCTGCCCGAGCACATGGTCCCGGCCCGGATCGTCGCCGTCGACGCCCTGCCGCTGACCGGAAACGGCAAGATCGACCGCGCCGCCCTGGACACCCTCGCCGAACACCACGGACTCCCCACCAGGGACGCCGCACCGGCGGGCGAGATCGAACAGCGCGTCGCGGCACTGTGGGCCGAGCTGCTCGGCGTCGCCGCCGTCGGCCGCGGCGACGACTTCTTCGCGCTCGGCGGCGACTCGATCGTCGCCACCCGCATGGTCGCCCGGCTCGCCGCCGGCGGCATCGCCGGGGCCGAGCTCGGACGCCTGTTCACCGCACCCGTCCTCGCCGACTACTGCACGGCCCTGCACACCGGCATCCGCGAGCCGGTCGCCGGCGTCGTCGCCGATCCTGAACACCGGCACACCCCGTTCGCGCTCACCGACGTCCAGCGCGCCTACTGGATCGGCCGGCAGACCGGCCCCGCCCTCGGCGGGATCGGCACCCACTACTACGGCGAACTGGACCTGCCCGAGGTCGACGTCGCGGCCTGGGAACGGGCCTGGAACATCGTGATCGCCCGGCACGACATGTTGCGTGCGGTCGTCGACGACGACGGCACCCAGCGGGTGCTGCCCGAGGTCGGTCGTTTCACGGTCCCCGTCGACCATGGTCCCGACGGCATCGACCGCATGCGGGCCGAGCTCGCGCACCGCGTTCCCGATCCGGCACGATGGCCGCTGATCGCGGCCCGCGCCGTGCACCACGAACGCGACGGCGAACGCCGCACCCGGCTCGGCATCGGCCTGGACAATCTGGTCCTCGACGCCGCGAGCATCATGCTGCTGCTCGCCGAGCTCGACGCGCTCACCACCGATCCCGCAGCGCTGCCCCCGGCACCGGAGATCACCTTCCGCGACTACCTCACCCAGGTCGCCGCCGCTCCGGACGGACAGGAGAAGGCCCGCGACCACTGGCGGGCCCGCATCGCCGAGGACACGCTGCCCCCCGCTCCCAACCTGCCACTCGCCGTCGACCCGGCGACCGTGCAACGACCCGAGTTCACCCGCCGCTCGTTCGCCCTCGACACGCAGGCATGGTCGGCGCTGCGGGACCGATGTCGCGCCGCCGGCGTCACACCGGCCGCCGCGCTCCTCGGCTGCTACGCCGAGGTCCTCGGCCGCTGGTCCGGCAGCGCCGCGCTGTCGATCATGCTGACCCTGTTCGAACGGCGCCCCGTCCATCCTGACATCGACCGGGTGCTCGGCGACTTCACCACCTTGTTACCGGTTGCGTGGCGCGCCGATCCCGCCGACACCGGAACCGACCGGATCCGCCGCCTGCAGGAACAGATGTGGCGCGATCTCGACCACCGCGACGCCTCCGCGGTGTGGGTACTGCGGGAGCTCGCCCGTTCCCGCGGCGACGCCGACGCGGCCATCCCGGTCGTGTTCACCAGCGCCCTCGGCCTCGGCGACAGCGCTCCGACGATGCCCGCCCTGGAGTACGGCGTGTCACAGACGCCGCAGGTGTGGCTGGACAACCAGGTCGTGGAGTCCGCGGGCGGGCTGTACCTCTCCTGGGACGCGGTCGAGGCACTCTTCGACGACGGCGTGCTCGACGCCATGTTCGACGACTACACCGGCCTCGTCACATCACTCACCACGTCCGGCGACGACTGGCCCCGGCTCGACACCCTCCCCGCCGGCACCCGCGCGGTGCGGGCCGCGGTGAACTCCACCGGTCCGGCCTTCGAGCCCGTGCTGTTGCACGCCGGGATGTTCGACCGGGCGGCCCGCGAACCGGAGCGGGTGGCGGTGCCGGGTGTGCTGACCTACGGGGAGCTGGCCGGGCGGGCGTTGTGCGTCGCCGGGTATCTGGCCGGCGAGGGTGTGGTGCCTGGTGATGCGGTGGCGGTGTCGTTGCCGCGGGGTGTTGATCAGGTTGTTGCGGTGTTCGGGGTGCTGGCGGCGGGTGCGGTGTATGTGCCGGTGTCGCCGGAGCTGCCGTCGGCCCGGCGGGACAGGATGCGGGAGCTGGCCGGGGTGGTGTGCTCGCTGGATCCGGCCGCGCTCGACGCGGCGCTGCGGGTGGACCCGCTGCCCGAACCCGTCGCGGTCGATCCGTCCCGGACCGCCTATGTGATCTTCACATCCGGCACGACCGGTGACCCGAAGGGGGTCGAGGTCACCCACGCCGCGGCGATGAACACCGTCGCCGACGTGTGCGACCGGTTCGGTGTCGGCGGCGACGACCGGGTGCTGACGGTGTCGGCGTTGGACTTCGACCTGTCGGTGTTCGACCTGTTCGGACTCTTGTCGGTGGGTGGCCAGGTGGTGCCGGTCGCGCCGGAGTCGTGGCGTGATGCCGCCGCCTGGGCGGGCTTGGTGGCCGAGCATCGGATCACGGTGTGGAACACGGTGCCGGCGTTGCTGGACATGCTGCTCACCGCGGCCCCGGCGGGCTCGCTGGAGTCGCTACGGACCGTGCTGGTGTCCGGGGACTGGGTGGGCCTCGACCTCGCCCCACGGCTGGCCGTCGCGGCGCCACACGCTCGGCTCGTGGCACTGGGTGGGGCGACGGAGGCTGCGGTCTGGTCGAACTTCCAGTTGGTCCCGGTTCCGGTTCCCGAGCGGTGGACGTCGGTGCCCTACGGGCGTCCGCTTGCGGGGCAGCGTTTCCGGGTGGTGGACCCGTTGGGCCGGGACTGCCCGGATCACGTGCCGGGGGAGTTGTGGATCGGTGGTGCCGGTGTCGCCGTCGGCTATCGGGGTGATCCGGAGCTGACCGCGGCCAAGTTCGTGACGGACCGCGGACAGCGCTGGTACCGGACGGGCGATCTGGGCCGGTACTGGCCGGACGGCACGCTGGAGTTCCTGGGCCGCGCGGACACGCAGGTGAAGGTGCGTGGGCACCGGATCGAGCTCGGTGAGATCGAGACCGCGCTGCTCGCCCACCACAGCGTCGACGCTGCAGTCGCCGTCGCGACCGGGGACCGCGGACGGCGCAGGATCACCGCCTTCGTCACCCCCACGTCGGCCGACCCCGCCCCGCTGCGCGACCACCTGGCCGCGGCGCTGCCCGAGCACATGGTCCCGGCCCGGATCGTCGCCGTCGACGCCCTGCCGCTCACCGGCAACGGCAAGATCGACCGCCCCGCGCTGGAGACCCTCGCCGAGCACGACACCACCACGCCCACCGGACCACCACCGGAGGGCGACACCGAGATCAGGCTCGCCGCCCTCTGGTCCGAGCTGCTCGGCACCGGCCCGGTCGCCCGCGACGACCGCTTCTTCGCGCTCGGCGGCGACTCGCTCACCGCCACCCGGCTCGTCGAGCTCGTCAGCACCACGTTCGGCACCCGAATCACCATGCGCGACTTCGTGACCGACCCGACCATCCGCGGAACCGCCGCACTCCTGACCGCCGACCTCGACGGCGGCCGGGACGACTACGAGGAGGGCGAGCTGTGA
- a CDS encoding ECF transporter S component: protein MSRNSSSTRVILTCGALGVALGIVLVPANLVTIAFMATAPLLVLSLMGVWLLPPLAALALLRRPGVGLLTSVIAGLVTVPLTPFGWMGLFQGLLWGVLCEIPFALTRYRRWSAWLFTGTGLVVAVIGLIPTYTTYGLDQMAVPVMLLAVVLTIASCVLAGYLSVLLARALGRTGIAPAPRVRATDAPA from the coding sequence GTGTCCCGCAATTCGTCGAGTACGCGCGTAATTCTCACCTGTGGTGCGCTCGGGGTTGCCCTCGGAATCGTCCTGGTGCCGGCCAACCTGGTCACGATCGCCTTCATGGCGACGGCCCCGTTGCTGGTGCTGTCGCTGATGGGCGTCTGGCTGCTTCCGCCACTGGCGGCACTCGCCCTGCTCCGCCGTCCCGGTGTCGGCCTGCTCACCAGCGTGATCGCCGGCCTGGTCACGGTGCCGCTCACGCCGTTCGGCTGGATGGGCCTGTTCCAGGGCCTGCTGTGGGGTGTGCTGTGCGAGATCCCGTTCGCCCTCACCCGCTACCGCCGGTGGTCGGCATGGCTGTTCACGGGCACCGGCCTGGTGGTCGCGGTGATCGGCCTGATCCCGACCTACACGACCTACGGGCTCGACCAGATGGCCGTCCCCGTCATGCTGCTCGCGGTGGTTCTGACCATCGCGAGCTGCGTCCTCGCCGGGTACCTGTCGGTGCTTCTGGCCCGGGCGCTCGGGCGCACCGGTATCGCTCCCGCTCCGCGGGTCCGCGCCACCGACGCTCCCGCTTGA